In Gemmatimonadaceae bacterium, a single genomic region encodes these proteins:
- a CDS encoding CapA family protein yields MSSAAAQAKDSVARADSIPHRTDTTRTPLRFCAGGDVTLGTNLDTTWAKTAALKLRADFGLSSDPEALVAPVKPLFADADVVLINVEGAIGAGTAPRKCPKRAQNCFAFRQPIATALALRSLADSAVIVGNVANNHSRDAGDDGFLVSLAHLARAGVVVTGADTLATPVITRRGDTIAVLGFYTSSDGPDARDVDAVRRYVRRAVDRWGTVIVTMHLGAEGQTAQRTRDSTELFLGTIDRGNPVAFANAALESGATMVIGHGPHVLRAAEWRDDRLVLYSLGNLLTYGPFRLVEPMNRGAVACADIDSARHVRAAWLRPTMQLAPGVLRVDTLARATVLVDSLSALDFPTTGVLVGVDGVLRRRPVADSVSTPPRPVSVPAPRGLPPTPGTRRAAEYAPHRARS; encoded by the coding sequence GTGTCTTCCGCTGCGGCCCAGGCAAAGGATTCGGTCGCACGCGCGGATTCGATTCCACACCGCACCGATACGACGCGCACGCCACTGCGCTTCTGCGCGGGCGGCGATGTCACGTTAGGTACCAACCTCGACACGACCTGGGCGAAAACCGCTGCGCTCAAACTCCGCGCGGACTTCGGCCTGAGTAGCGATCCCGAGGCGCTCGTGGCGCCGGTCAAGCCGTTGTTTGCGGATGCCGACGTCGTGTTGATCAACGTCGAAGGAGCAATCGGCGCCGGTACCGCACCGCGCAAATGTCCGAAGCGCGCTCAGAACTGCTTCGCCTTTCGCCAGCCGATCGCTACGGCGCTCGCGCTGCGGAGTCTCGCCGATTCTGCGGTCATCGTGGGGAACGTGGCGAACAATCATTCCCGCGACGCGGGCGATGACGGCTTTCTCGTATCGCTCGCGCATCTCGCGCGCGCCGGTGTCGTCGTGACCGGCGCCGACACGCTCGCGACGCCGGTGATTACGCGACGCGGCGACACGATCGCGGTGCTCGGTTTCTACACTTCCTCCGACGGTCCCGATGCCCGAGACGTGGACGCGGTGCGACGGTACGTCCGACGCGCCGTCGATCGCTGGGGCACCGTGATCGTCACGATGCATCTGGGCGCCGAAGGGCAAACGGCGCAGCGCACGCGTGATTCGACGGAGTTGTTTCTGGGCACGATCGATCGGGGCAATCCGGTCGCGTTCGCGAATGCCGCGCTCGAGAGTGGCGCGACGATGGTGATCGGGCACGGGCCGCACGTGCTGCGGGCGGCGGAGTGGCGGGACGATCGACTGGTCCTGTATTCGTTAGGCAACCTGCTGACGTACGGGCCATTCCGGCTCGTCGAGCCGATGAACCGCGGCGCGGTTGCGTGCGCCGACATCGATTCCGCGCGTCACGTGCGAGCCGCGTGGCTGCGGCCGACGATGCAGCTCGCGCCCGGTGTGCTCCGCGTCGACACGCTGGCGCGAGCGACGGTGCTCGTCGACTCGCTCAGCGCGCTCGACTTTCCGACGACAGGTGTGCTTGTTGGGGTCGATGGCGTACTGCGCCGCCGGCCAGTGGCCGACTCGGTGAGTACGCCGCCGCGACCGGTCAGCGTTCCGGCGCCGCGAGGCCTCCCGCCGACGCCGGGGACTCGGCGAGCAGCGGAATACGCTCCACACCGCGCCAGATCTTGA
- a CDS encoding HlyD family efflux transporter periplasmic adaptor subunit, with translation MDIKREPPKKTKKYIAGGVAILGVLAISAFISRLRPAAPPVERATLWIDTVKRGEMVRSVNAPGTLLPEHIRIIVAITSGRVETLPVRPGVSVTPDETILTLSNPDLDLQTLQYQQQLTQAYTALAQLKTSLTQGLMTEEGAVAQLVTLYQDAVRQVAVEDSLDKKGLAGKNEVASARDKVNELKRRLDLERQRYSDMETSQKQQLDLQTQQIDGLKQILQEQRNRVASMRVTAGESGQLLTLGNPELELGQWVNSGIELARVAQPGRLKAVLRVPETQAKDVAIGQHAIIDLHNNGTIEGHVIRSDPSSQAGTVTVEVGLDGPLPQGARSDLSVDGTIEIDRLKNTLYVGRPAYGQAESTVGLFKVEKGSGYADRVNVKLGRASVNTIEVVNGLAVGDSVIISDMSTWDNTSRVRLK, from the coding sequence TTGGATATCAAGCGCGAGCCACCGAAAAAGACCAAGAAGTACATCGCCGGCGGCGTTGCCATCCTCGGCGTGCTTGCCATCTCGGCCTTTATCAGTCGCCTCAGGCCCGCGGCCCCTCCCGTGGAGCGCGCGACCCTCTGGATCGACACGGTGAAGCGCGGCGAGATGGTTCGTTCCGTGAATGCCCCCGGGACGCTGCTCCCCGAGCACATCCGAATCATCGTCGCCATCACCAGCGGACGCGTCGAGACGCTTCCCGTTCGGCCGGGCGTTTCGGTAACGCCCGACGAGACGATCCTGACGCTGAGCAATCCCGACCTCGATTTGCAGACGCTCCAGTATCAGCAGCAGCTCACGCAGGCGTACACCGCGCTCGCTCAGCTCAAGACCAGTCTTACGCAAGGTCTCATGACGGAGGAGGGCGCCGTCGCCCAGCTCGTCACATTGTACCAGGACGCGGTTCGTCAGGTGGCGGTCGAGGATTCACTCGACAAGAAGGGTCTTGCCGGCAAGAACGAGGTCGCCTCTGCGCGCGACAAGGTGAACGAGCTCAAGCGCCGGCTAGATCTCGAGCGGCAACGCTACAGCGATATGGAGACCTCGCAGAAGCAGCAACTCGATCTCCAAACGCAGCAGATCGACGGCCTCAAGCAGATTCTTCAGGAGCAACGCAATCGCGTCGCGTCAATGCGAGTGACGGCCGGCGAATCCGGTCAGCTGCTCACGCTCGGCAACCCAGAGCTAGAGCTCGGCCAGTGGGTCAACTCGGGAATCGAGCTGGCTCGCGTCGCTCAGCCTGGTCGGCTCAAAGCCGTTCTGCGCGTTCCCGAGACGCAAGCAAAGGATGTCGCCATTGGCCAGCACGCCATTATCGACCTGCACAACAACGGCACCATCGAGGGTCACGTCATCCGTAGCGATCCGTCTTCGCAGGCGGGAACCGTCACGGTCGAGGTCGGCCTCGACGGCCCGCTGCCGCAGGGCGCTCGTTCGGACCTGAGCGTCGACGGCACCATCGAGATAGATCGCTTGAAGAACACTCTGTATGTCGGTCGACCCGCGTATGGCCAGGCCGAAAGCACAGTCGGCTTATTCAAGGTCGAGAAGGGCTCCGGCTACGCCGACCGCGTGAACGTGAAGCTTGGTCGCGCTTCGGTGAACACGATCGAAGTCGTCAACGGCCTCGCCGTGGGCGATAGCGTCATCATCTCGGATATGTCGACGTGGGACAACACGTCGCGCGTTAGGCTCAAGTAG
- a CDS encoding ABC transporter ATP-binding protein: MPESAAKTSPSPLSTGAMTGDGNQPLIRLAGLKKIFFTDEVETHALQDIHLEVQPGEYVAIAGPSGCGKTTLLSILGLLDTPTEGEYTLANESVAQLTPSQRARIRNRQIGFIFQAFNLIGDLTVYENVELPLTYRGMSASERKQRVQDALERVGMSHRMKHYPAQLSGGQQQRVAVARAVAGDPLILLADEPTGNLDSTNGEAVMELLRELHRGGATICMVTHDPRYAAHADRSVHLFDGRVVEESRPGQAHA, from the coding sequence ATGCCTGAATCCGCAGCCAAGACATCTCCCTCGCCTCTGTCCACCGGCGCGATGACCGGCGACGGCAACCAGCCGCTCATTCGCCTTGCTGGATTGAAGAAGATCTTCTTTACGGACGAGGTGGAGACGCACGCCCTTCAGGACATTCACCTCGAGGTGCAGCCGGGCGAGTACGTCGCCATCGCCGGACCTTCGGGATGTGGCAAGACGACGCTCCTCTCGATCCTCGGACTGCTCGACACGCCGACGGAAGGTGAATACACGCTCGCGAACGAGTCGGTCGCGCAGCTCACGCCGTCGCAGCGCGCTCGCATCCGCAATCGGCAGATCGGCTTCATCTTCCAGGCATTCAACCTGATCGGCGATCTCACGGTCTATGAGAACGTCGAGCTGCCGCTCACCTATCGCGGCATGTCGGCGAGCGAGCGCAAACAGCGCGTCCAGGACGCTCTCGAACGTGTGGGCATGAGCCACCGCATGAAGCACTATCCCGCGCAGCTCTCCGGCGGTCAGCAGCAGCGCGTCGCCGTGGCGCGCGCCGTGGCCGGCGATCCGCTGATCCTGCTCGCGGACGAGCCGACGGGAAACCTCGACTCGACGAACGGCGAGGCGGTCATGGAGCTCCTGCGTGAACTGCACCGTGGTGGCGCCACGATCTGCATGGTCACGCACGATCCGCGATATGCCGCGCACGCCGATCGCTCGGTGCATCTGTTCGACGGCCGGGTGGTCGAAGAGTCCCGCCCGGGGCAGGCGCACGCCTGA
- a CDS encoding ABC transporter ATP-binding protein, translated as MGLFSSSTQSRLAAAEPAPITGPLIAMRGLEKVFETPAGRMFVLRRITLDVQPGEFISVMGPSGAGKSTLLSILGMLDSAWTGEFYFVGHPVHAMPHKQRVALNKEHIGFVFQQYHLIDDLTVAENLDIPLSYRNVKKSEREAIVADTLDRFGMVGKKDLYPRQLSGGQQQLVGVARAVIAKPKLILADEPTGNLHSSQGREIMELFKLLNSHGTTIIQVTHSEENARVGNRIVELKDGWITGTEGAVAR; from the coding sequence ATGGGTTTGTTCTCCTCGTCGACGCAATCGCGCCTCGCGGCCGCCGAGCCGGCGCCGATCACCGGACCGCTCATCGCCATGCGCGGCCTCGAGAAGGTCTTCGAGACGCCCGCCGGCCGCATGTTTGTCCTGCGCCGTATCACGCTCGACGTGCAGCCCGGTGAATTCATCTCGGTGATGGGTCCCTCGGGCGCCGGCAAGTCGACGCTCCTGTCCATCCTTGGTATGCTCGACAGCGCGTGGACCGGCGAGTTCTACTTCGTCGGCCACCCCGTGCACGCGATGCCGCACAAGCAGCGCGTCGCGCTGAATAAGGAGCACATCGGCTTCGTCTTCCAGCAATATCATCTCATCGACGACCTCACCGTCGCCGAGAATCTCGACATCCCGCTCTCGTACAGGAACGTCAAGAAATCAGAGCGCGAGGCGATTGTCGCCGACACACTCGACCGGTTCGGAATGGTCGGGAAAAAAGATCTGTATCCGCGTCAGCTGTCCGGCGGCCAGCAGCAGCTCGTTGGCGTCGCGCGCGCCGTCATCGCCAAGCCGAAGCTCATTCTGGCCGACGAGCCGACGGGGAATCTGCATTCGAGTCAAGGACGGGAGATCATGGAGCTTTTCAAGCTCCTCAACTCCCATGGCACCACGATCATCCAGGTGACGCACTCGGAAGAGAATGCGCGCGTCGGGAATCGCATCGTCGAGCTGAAAGACGGCTGGATCACTGGAACTGAAGGCGCCGTCGCGCGCTGA
- a CDS encoding sigma-54 dependent transcriptional regulator — protein MSPTEIRSRPHVLVADDQTDVLEALRLLLKTHGYDIDTVSSPAAVLSALEKRDYDALLLDMNYTRDTTSGKEGLDVLHQLVGLEPDLPIIVMTAWGSVEGAVEAMRHGARDYIEKPWDNARLMTLLGTQVELGRALRRARRLENENRLLRRDNLPRLIADSPKMKPILQLMERVGPSDANVLITGEHGTGKELVAQWLHAASARAQKTFIPVNLGGLSEGLFESELFGHVKGSFTDAKTDRVGRFELADGGTIFLDEIGNVPLAMQAKLLRVLQTGDVERVGSSKARHVDVRVLSATNARLNEEVAAGRFREDLLFRINTIELHLPALRERREDIPPLAMHFLRRHAARYRKQLSGFDPGAMQMILEHAWPGNIRELDHAVERAVLLAQTDQVRTHDLALRGASAAAPRLEDLTLEEVERLLIQKALSRYDGNVSRAAQALGLSRSALYRRIAAYEL, from the coding sequence ATGTCTCCGACAGAAATTCGATCCCGCCCTCACGTCCTCGTCGCCGACGATCAGACCGACGTCCTCGAGGCGTTGCGACTTCTGCTGAAAACCCACGGCTACGACATCGACACGGTGAGCTCTCCCGCGGCGGTGTTGTCTGCCCTCGAGAAGCGCGACTACGACGCGTTGCTGCTCGACATGAACTACACCCGCGACACGACGTCGGGTAAAGAAGGCCTGGACGTGCTGCACCAGCTGGTCGGCCTCGAGCCGGATCTGCCGATCATCGTGATGACAGCGTGGGGCAGCGTCGAGGGCGCCGTGGAAGCGATGCGGCATGGCGCGCGCGATTATATCGAGAAGCCGTGGGACAATGCGCGTCTCATGACGCTACTCGGCACCCAAGTGGAGTTGGGAAGGGCATTGCGCCGCGCGCGCCGCCTGGAGAACGAGAACCGGTTGCTGCGCCGCGACAACCTTCCTCGCCTCATCGCCGACTCGCCGAAGATGAAGCCAATCCTCCAGCTCATGGAGCGCGTCGGTCCATCCGATGCGAATGTGCTCATCACTGGCGAGCACGGCACGGGCAAGGAGCTCGTGGCGCAGTGGCTGCATGCGGCCTCGGCGCGAGCTCAGAAGACATTCATTCCGGTCAACCTGGGCGGCCTCTCCGAAGGCTTGTTCGAGAGCGAGCTTTTCGGGCACGTGAAAGGATCCTTCACCGACGCAAAAACGGATCGCGTCGGGCGATTCGAGCTCGCAGATGGCGGTACGATCTTTCTCGACGAGATCGGGAACGTGCCGCTTGCAATGCAAGCAAAGCTTCTCCGCGTTCTGCAGACTGGGGACGTCGAACGCGTCGGCTCGTCCAAGGCGCGTCACGTCGACGTTCGCGTCCTCTCGGCGACGAACGCGCGACTCAACGAAGAAGTTGCCGCCGGACGTTTTCGCGAGGATTTGCTCTTCCGGATCAACACCATCGAGCTGCACCTGCCGGCTTTGCGCGAGCGCCGTGAAGACATTCCGCCGCTTGCGATGCATTTCCTTCGCCGGCACGCGGCGCGCTATCGAAAGCAGCTCTCTGGCTTCGATCCGGGCGCGATGCAGATGATCCTCGAGCACGCGTGGCCCGGCAACATCCGGGAGCTCGACCATGCGGTCGAGCGCGCAGTATTGCTCGCGCAAACCGACCAGGTGCGCACGCATGATCTGGCGCTTCGTGGCGCGAGCGCGGCCGCACCGCGCCTCGAGGATCTCACGCTCGAGGAAGTAGAGCGTTTGCTAATCCAGAAAGCGCTCAGTCGCTACGACGGCAACGTCAGTCGGGCGGCGCAGGCACTGGGCTTGTCGCGCAGCGCGCTCTATCGGCGAATCGCAGCGTACGAGCTCTAA
- a CDS encoding ATP-binding protein, with protein MLQLALLAGLPGIVVSIILLWRDNYSAKVQWTLGLVVLGSWLITAFVLRERVVRPLQTLSNMLAALREGDYSIRARGAERDDALGLAYLEANLLGETLRTQRLGAMEATALLRTVMADIDVAVFAFDDDERLRLVNNAGERLLGHVAERLIGRIADQLGLADCLVGESPRTMDVTFPGGAGRWEVRRGSFRQNGRPHTLLVLADVTKALREEELQAWRRLVRVLSHEINNSLAPIKSIAGSLQTLLDRPTRNGEVDDDIRRGLSVIGGRSEALIRFMSAYARLARLPAPQRVPLDIGTWVTRVAALETRLSVRIEGGPPTVIRADGDQLDQLLINLLRNAVDASLETGGDVCIRWTRQNGTISIMIEDEGPGLPSSANLFVPFFTTKPQGSGIGLVLSRQIAEAHGGALLLENRKSAPGCIATFRLSLDEPSRSVG; from the coding sequence GTGCTTCAGTTGGCACTTCTCGCCGGGCTGCCAGGCATCGTCGTGTCCATCATCCTGCTCTGGCGAGACAACTATAGCGCCAAAGTGCAGTGGACACTCGGGCTGGTCGTCCTCGGCTCATGGCTCATCACCGCGTTCGTGCTGCGCGAGCGCGTCGTGCGACCCCTGCAAACGCTCTCCAACATGCTCGCCGCGTTGCGGGAGGGCGATTACTCTATTCGTGCTCGGGGCGCGGAGCGCGACGACGCCCTCGGCCTTGCGTACCTGGAAGCGAATCTGCTCGGCGAAACGCTGCGCACGCAGCGCCTCGGCGCGATGGAGGCAACCGCACTTCTCCGCACCGTCATGGCGGACATCGACGTCGCGGTCTTCGCGTTCGACGACGACGAGCGTCTCCGACTCGTGAACAACGCCGGCGAGCGTCTGCTCGGGCACGTCGCCGAGCGTTTGATCGGCAGGATCGCAGACCAATTGGGGCTTGCCGACTGTCTCGTCGGCGAATCGCCGCGCACGATGGACGTCACCTTTCCCGGCGGTGCCGGACGCTGGGAGGTGCGACGCGGGTCGTTTCGCCAAAATGGACGTCCGCACACGCTGCTCGTCCTTGCGGACGTCACCAAGGCGTTACGCGAGGAAGAACTGCAGGCGTGGCGTCGTCTCGTGCGTGTCTTGAGTCACGAGATCAACAACTCCTTGGCGCCGATCAAGTCCATCGCCGGCAGTCTGCAGACGCTGCTCGATCGACCGACGCGAAACGGCGAAGTCGATGACGACATTCGCCGCGGGCTGTCCGTCATCGGTGGGCGCTCGGAGGCGTTGATCCGCTTCATGTCCGCATATGCGCGGCTGGCTCGTCTTCCTGCTCCGCAGCGTGTACCGCTCGACATCGGCACCTGGGTGACGCGAGTTGCGGCGCTCGAGACGAGGCTTTCTGTGCGAATCGAGGGTGGGCCGCCGACAGTGATTCGCGCCGACGGCGATCAGCTCGATCAGCTTCTTATCAACCTTTTGCGCAATGCGGTTGACGCGTCGCTCGAAACGGGAGGCGATGTCTGTATCCGATGGACACGCCAAAACGGCACAATTTCGATCATGATTGAGGACGAGGGCCCCGGGCTGCCGAGCAGCGCGAACCTCTTCGTTCCGTTCTTCACGACGAAGCCGCAAGGATCAGGCATTGGACTCGTTTTGTCGCGACAAATTGCCGAAGCACATGGAGGCGCACTCCTGCTCGAGAATCGAAAGAGCGCGCCCGGGTGCATCGCGACCTTCCGGTTGTCGCTCGATGAGCCCTCGAGGAGCGTCGGCTGA
- a CDS encoding outer membrane beta-barrel protein, which produces MSTVKAQQTDSTRQTTKKTKTKKKTTSSQRIPITKESPGEVSPTPTVNQDSIAAAERARQDSIAAAAERARQEEIARAEQMRRDSIAAAERRKQDSIAAVERARQDSIARADSIAAAERARISWMRKHGGWYFGIAAGASIPTGSMTNSGFNSGGYSTGWDIMVPIGYDFDKSILGFRLDGTFDQLNGKDFNTNFSAPNMDVWSANLDLRLRVPLGRTFSRFYMLGGATYSGMNGWFTDFSDPNNPTNKQSTQGDWGWNAGAGFNFNWGYMIGLFLESRYVWVNQNSVSGFPYTHAAWVPIVLGVTF; this is translated from the coding sequence GTGTCGACTGTGAAAGCGCAGCAGACGGACTCGACTCGCCAAACCACCAAGAAGACGAAGACGAAGAAGAAGACCACGTCGTCGCAGCGCATTCCGATCACGAAGGAATCGCCGGGAGAAGTGTCACCGACCCCGACGGTGAATCAGGATTCGATCGCGGCGGCGGAGCGTGCGCGGCAGGATTCGATAGCCGCGGCGGCCGAGCGTGCACGACAAGAGGAGATCGCTCGCGCCGAGCAGATGCGACGTGATTCGATCGCAGCGGCAGAGCGTCGGAAGCAGGATTCCATCGCCGCAGTAGAGAGAGCGCGTCAGGACTCGATCGCGCGCGCGGATTCGATTGCCGCTGCGGAGCGAGCTCGGATTTCGTGGATGCGAAAGCACGGAGGCTGGTACTTCGGCATCGCTGCCGGCGCGAGCATTCCGACCGGTAGCATGACGAATAGCGGCTTCAATAGCGGAGGCTACAGCACGGGTTGGGACATCATGGTTCCAATCGGATATGACTTCGACAAGTCGATACTTGGTTTCCGGCTCGATGGAACGTTCGATCAGCTGAACGGCAAGGACTTCAACACGAACTTCAGCGCGCCAAATATGGACGTGTGGTCGGCCAATCTCGATCTGCGGTTACGAGTGCCGCTCGGCCGAACGTTCAGCCGGTTCTATATGTTAGGCGGCGCAACGTACAGTGGAATGAATGGTTGGTTTACCGACTTCTCGGACCCGAACAATCCGACGAACAAGCAGAGCACGCAGGGTGATTGGGGCTGGAACGCCGGTGCGGGTTTCAACTTCAACTGGGGATACATGATCGGCTTGTTCCTCGAGTCTCGCTACGTGTGGGTGAATCAGAACAGTGTTAGCGGATTCCCGTACACGCACGCGGCCTGGGTGCCGATTGTGCTAGGCGTCACGTTCTAA
- a CDS encoding outer membrane beta-barrel protein: MRIGFSSSCAIGLAIALTLGGVSTVKAQQTDSTRRTTRTSRRHTTSAQRIPISKERNTSPGEVAQPAPPPVNQDSIAAAERARQDSIAAAERARQDSVARVEQMRRDSIAAVEKQRQDSIAAVEKARQDSIARADSIARAEAERIRLRRGAGGFYLGVAAGASVPNGDITSASTNTGGYSTGWNVTVPIGYDFTGTPFGLRVDGSMDRLGGKNYNSAFNAPDLTAYSINMDGRLRIPLGRTFSRFYVLGGATTSKLTGYNQDFTNPNAPTNQKTFSNASWKWGWNAGAGFNFNFGHMTGLFLESRYLSVSPDAQNGFPYSSAHWIPVVLGIQF, from the coding sequence ATGCGAATTGGGTTTTCGAGTAGCTGTGCGATCGGCCTCGCGATCGCCCTGACCTTGGGAGGCGTGTCGACTGTGAAGGCGCAGCAGACGGACTCGACTCGCCGAACCACCCGAACGTCGCGCCGACATACCACCTCAGCGCAACGCATTCCGATCAGTAAAGAGCGGAATACATCGCCGGGTGAAGTGGCGCAGCCCGCACCACCGCCGGTGAATCAGGATTCGATCGCGGCCGCTGAGCGAGCGCGACAGGATTCGATCGCCGCAGCCGAGCGAGCACGGCAGGATTCGGTTGCTCGCGTTGAGCAGATGCGTCGTGATTCAATCGCCGCTGTGGAGAAGCAGCGTCAGGATTCGATCGCGGCCGTCGAGAAAGCGCGTCAGGATTCGATCGCTCGCGCAGATTCGATCGCGCGTGCGGAAGCAGAACGAATCCGGTTGCGTCGTGGGGCAGGCGGCTTCTACCTCGGCGTCGCTGCCGGTGCGAGCGTTCCGAACGGCGACATAACGAGCGCGAGCACGAACACCGGTGGGTATTCGACCGGCTGGAACGTCACGGTTCCGATCGGTTATGACTTTACCGGAACACCGTTTGGTCTTCGCGTCGATGGATCAATGGATCGACTCGGCGGTAAGAATTACAACAGTGCGTTCAACGCGCCGGACCTAACGGCGTATTCCATCAACATGGATGGCCGGCTGCGTATTCCGCTCGGACGCACGTTTAGTCGCTTCTATGTGCTTGGCGGCGCGACGACGTCGAAGCTGACCGGCTACAACCAGGATTTCACAAATCCGAACGCGCCAACGAACCAGAAGACGTTCAGCAACGCGAGCTGGAAGTGGGGTTGGAACGCAGGCGCTGGCTTCAACTTCAACTTTGGCCACATGACCGGGCTGTTCCTCGAGTCGCGTTACTTGAGCGTCAGCCCAGACGCACAGAACGGTTTCCCGTATAGCTCAGCTCACTGGATTCCGGTCGTGCTGGGCATTCAGTTCTAA
- a CDS encoding L,D-transpeptidase produces MATTKPQHESMKRLALLVLAFLPSCASAQHSGPLRGDDEAPRRTVTLAAQDTSPSRDSEPSAAPASERRFRNRADSLSWVSARNIADKSSGFRLVVSLEDKRLWAIVGEDTVLDAPVATAKGTTLKYGKREWTFRTPRGVRSVLSKEADPIWIPPDWLYAEVATEYNLKLRKIERGQPIKLSDGRSLVVRDTLVGLIGKDAHFYELPVDEHIVFDSTLFVPPTGTKNRRVEGELGKYRLNLGEGYLLHGTPDKESIGFAATHGCVRLRDEDIEWLYTYVPVGTKVYIF; encoded by the coding sequence ATGGCGACCACGAAACCGCAGCATGAATCAATGAAACGGCTGGCGTTGCTCGTCCTTGCTTTTCTGCCGTCCTGTGCGTCGGCCCAGCACTCTGGTCCGCTTCGCGGCGACGACGAAGCGCCGCGACGAACCGTAACCTTGGCCGCGCAGGATACGTCGCCGTCACGAGATTCGGAGCCGAGCGCGGCACCGGCGTCGGAGCGGCGATTCCGGAACCGCGCGGATAGTCTTTCGTGGGTCTCGGCGAGGAACATTGCCGATAAATCGTCGGGCTTCCGCCTTGTGGTCTCGCTGGAAGACAAGCGACTCTGGGCGATCGTCGGCGAGGACACCGTGCTCGACGCTCCGGTTGCGACGGCCAAGGGGACGACGCTGAAATATGGCAAGCGCGAGTGGACCTTCCGCACTCCTCGCGGCGTGCGCAGCGTCCTGAGCAAGGAAGCGGATCCGATCTGGATTCCACCTGACTGGCTCTACGCCGAAGTTGCGACCGAGTACAATCTCAAACTTCGAAAGATCGAGCGAGGCCAGCCGATCAAACTATCGGATGGTCGCTCGCTGGTCGTTCGCGACACACTCGTCGGCCTGATCGGCAAGGACGCGCACTTCTACGAGCTGCCAGTCGACGAGCACATCGTGTTCGACAGTACGCTTTTCGTTCCACCGACGGGAACCAAGAACCGTCGCGTCGAGGGCGAGCTCGGGAAGTACCGCCTCAATCTCGGCGAAGGGTATTTGCTGCACGGCACGCCTGACAAGGAATCGATCGGCTTCGCCGCAACGCATGGCTGCGTTCGCCTTCGCGACGAGGACATCGAGTGGCTGTACACGTACGTGCCGGTCGGGACGAAGGTGTACATCTTCTGA